From a single Serratia surfactantfaciens genomic region:
- a CDS encoding ABC transporter permease produces MSHTHALHLVNKRDAISLWVLLGWLAFALLPSWSLDYGLLESTGEEILTAYGWSNRNVSWLWCLLPSLLLLRPHAAAGGERRRRHAFDAGWALLCMAFIVVSATLAGRGLGYATLVQFIALGAIMTLALTRLEWLGGDRFVIGALVTIVALIGVFIVWPSIAIFIPMFTDQAGAFAPLAFMNVLSQAHIVQVILNSIALSIAVGAGCTFFGLVLAIYTTRIAKRSAIIGRIFSILPIVTPPFVVGLGVTLMMGRSGYVTEWMVAWFGLTNTNWLYGFTGIWLAQVLAFTPMAFMILDGAIKTIHPSLEEASYTLRASRWQTFNGVFVPLLKPALANAFLIVVVQSLADFSNPLVLGGNFDVLATQIYFYITGSQLDYQAASTLGAFLLLFSLLVFCIQYLWIGKRSYVTVSGKSYRGDVQPLPVTLVWSVMALLAVWVAFNALLYGSIFYGSFTVNWGVDYTLTLDNFIKLFGQGMSDGAWPSLLDTLLYAGIAAPITAAFGLLIAWIVVRQQFRGKKTIEFTTMLCFAVPGTVAGVSYILAFNSAPVYLTGTAAIVIISMVMRNVPVGIRAGIAGLGQIDKSLDEASLSLRAGSLRTITHILLPLLRPAILSALIYSFVRAITTVSAIVFLVTPDTRVATAYILNRVEDGEYGVAIAYGSILIVVMLAIIFLFDWLIGEARISRSKAKNQA; encoded by the coding sequence ATGTCACATACACACGCACTCCATCTCGTGAATAAACGAGATGCGATATCCCTTTGGGTCTTGCTTGGCTGGCTGGCGTTCGCCCTGCTGCCGAGCTGGAGCCTGGATTACGGCCTGCTGGAGTCCACCGGCGAAGAGATCCTCACGGCCTACGGCTGGTCAAATCGCAATGTCAGCTGGCTTTGGTGCCTGTTGCCAAGCCTGTTGCTGCTGCGTCCCCACGCCGCGGCGGGCGGTGAACGGCGGCGGCGCCACGCGTTCGACGCCGGCTGGGCGCTGCTGTGCATGGCCTTTATCGTCGTCAGCGCCACGCTGGCGGGACGCGGTTTAGGCTACGCCACCCTGGTGCAGTTTATCGCGCTGGGCGCCATCATGACGCTGGCGCTGACCCGCCTCGAATGGCTGGGCGGCGACCGTTTCGTTATCGGCGCGCTGGTCACCATCGTGGCGCTGATCGGCGTCTTCATCGTTTGGCCGAGCATCGCGATTTTCATTCCGATGTTCACCGACCAGGCGGGCGCCTTCGCGCCGCTGGCGTTTATGAACGTGCTGTCGCAGGCGCATATCGTTCAGGTGATCCTCAACTCCATCGCCCTGTCGATCGCGGTCGGCGCCGGCTGTACCTTCTTCGGCCTGGTGCTGGCGATTTACACCACCCGCATCGCCAAGCGCAGCGCCATTATCGGCCGCATCTTCTCCATCTTGCCCATCGTCACGCCACCGTTCGTCGTCGGCCTGGGCGTGACGTTGATGATGGGACGCTCCGGCTACGTCACCGAGTGGATGGTGGCCTGGTTCGGCCTGACCAACACCAACTGGCTGTACGGCTTTACCGGCATCTGGCTGGCGCAGGTGCTGGCGTTCACGCCGATGGCGTTCATGATTCTCGACGGCGCGATCAAGACCATTCATCCTTCGCTGGAAGAGGCCTCCTACACCCTGCGCGCCAGCCGCTGGCAAACCTTTAACGGCGTGTTCGTGCCGCTGCTGAAACCGGCGCTGGCCAACGCGTTTCTGATCGTGGTGGTGCAATCGCTGGCCGACTTCAGCAACCCGCTGGTGCTTGGCGGCAACTTCGACGTGCTGGCGACGCAAATCTATTTCTACATCACCGGCTCACAGCTCGACTATCAGGCCGCCAGCACCCTCGGCGCCTTCCTGCTGCTGTTCTCGCTGCTGGTGTTCTGCATTCAATACCTGTGGATCGGCAAGCGTTCCTACGTCACCGTGTCCGGCAAATCCTATCGCGGCGACGTGCAGCCGCTGCCGGTCACGCTGGTCTGGAGCGTGATGGCGTTGCTGGCAGTGTGGGTAGCCTTTAACGCCCTGCTCTACGGCAGCATTTTCTACGGCAGTTTCACCGTCAACTGGGGCGTGGATTACACGCTGACGCTGGATAACTTCATCAAGCTGTTCGGCCAGGGCATGAGCGACGGCGCGTGGCCTTCGCTGCTCGATACGCTGCTGTACGCCGGGATCGCCGCGCCGATCACCGCCGCGTTCGGCCTGCTGATCGCCTGGATCGTGGTGCGCCAGCAGTTCAGGGGCAAAAAGACCATCGAGTTCACCACCATGCTGTGCTTTGCGGTGCCGGGCACCGTGGCGGGCGTCTCTTACATTCTCGCCTTCAACAGCGCGCCGGTGTACCTCACCGGAACGGCCGCCATCGTGATTATCTCGATGGTGATGCGCAACGTGCCGGTGGGGATTCGCGCCGGGATCGCCGGACTGGGCCAGATAGACAAATCGCTGGACGAAGCCTCGCTCAGCCTGCGCGCCGGCTCGCTGCGCACCATCACGCACATCCTGCTGCCGCTGCTGCGCCCGGCTATCCTGTCGGCGCTGATCTACAGCTTCGTGCGCGCCATCACCACCGTCAGCGCCATCGTCTTCCTGGTGACGCCCGATACCCGCGTGGCCACCGCCTACATCCTCAACCGCGTGGAAGACGGCGAATACGGGGTAGCGATCGCCTACGGTTCAATTCTGATCGTGGTGATGCTGGCGATTATTTTCCTCTTTGACTGGCTGATCGGCGAGGCTCGCATCTCCCGTTCAAAAGCCAAAAACCAGGCGTAA